The Toxotes jaculatrix isolate fToxJac2 chromosome 21, fToxJac2.pri, whole genome shotgun sequence genome includes a region encoding these proteins:
- the LOC121175780 gene encoding zinc finger protein 503-like: MITSPTVSVLRNSTNPAWESGSTGEKGAVKISHLSVHNSVSPADPSRQASRLPIKVLKMLTARAGHILHPEYLQPLPSTPVSPIELDAKKSPLALLAQTCSQIGKPDPPSSSKLSSVTSNGSSDKETKSGPLKMSDIGGDDKSSFKPYSKSTEKKDSNSSLSGDKTSFRVPSATCQPFTPRTGSPSSCTSVSPLPSEGKAGDKEEKKESDSNKSSTTESNGSHRISGITSDSSQHQENTSGSKTVTSDSTSVTSSSSSVLGSGLVAPVSPYKPGHTVFPLPPAGISYPGSLAGAYAGYPQPFLPPGMTLDPTKSSSQLLSAQFAASSLGCSKAGTSPLAGASPPSLMSASLCRDPYCLSYHCTSHLSGASSANCAHDSAAAAAAATALKSGYPLMYPTHPLHGVHSSAPSFSGHPLYPYGFMLPNDPLPHVCNWVSANGPCDKRFSSSEELLSHLRTHTAFAGTEKLISGYPGSSSLANAAAAAAMACHMHMPPNGSPGSPSTLALRGPHHPLGLSSRYHPYSKSPLPTPGAPVPVPAATGPYYSPYALYGQRLTTASALGYQ, encoded by the exons ATGATCACATCGCCCACGGTCTCTGTCCTGAGAAATAGCACGAATCCAGCTTGGGAGAGCGGCTCCACGGGAGAGAAGGGCGCAGTGAAGATCAGCCATCTATCCGTCCACAACTCCGTCTCTCCCGCAGACCCTTCTCGCCAAGCCAGTCGTCTTCCCATAAAGGTTTTGAAAATGCTCACGGCTCGGGCAGGACACATTTTACACCCGGAATACCTCCAGCCTTTACCGTCCACCCCTGTCAGTCCCATCGAG CTGGATGCCAAGAAAAGTCCGCTGGCTCTCTTGGCCCAAACGTGCTCTCAGATCGGCAAACCGGACCCGCCGTCCTCCTCCAAACTGTCCTCTGTGACCTCAAATGGATCTAGTGATAAGGAGACAAAATCCGGTCCGCTGAAAATGAGCGACATCGGAGGCGACGACAAATCTAGCTTCAAACCCTACTCCAAATCAACAGAGAAGAAGGACTCGAACAGCAGCCTCAGTGGAGATAAAACCAGTTTTCGAGTGCCTAGCGCCACCTGCCAGCCGTTCACCCCCAGGACAGGCAGTCCAAGCTCCTGCACCTCAGTGTCTCCACTGCCGTCTGAAGGCAAAGCGGGGgacaaggaggaaaagaaggagtcTGACAGCAATAAAAGCAGTACGACTGAGAGTAACGGCAGCCATAGGATAAGTGGAATTACTTCTGATAGCAGCCAACACCAGGAAAACACATCTGGATCCAAAACTGTTACATCAGACTCAACATCTGTaacctcttcatcctcctccgtCCTCGGCTCCGGACTGGTGGCCCCCGTTTCCCCCTACAAGCCCGGTCATACAGTTTTCCCCCTGCCACCTGCTGGTATTTCATATCCTGGAAGTTTAGCGGGTGCGTATGCAGGTTACCCGCAGCCGTTCCTCCCTCCTGGAATGACCCTTGACCCCACCAAATCCAGCAGCCAGCTATTAAGCGCGCAGTTCGCTGCCAGCTCACTGGGATGCAGTAAAGCAGGAACGAGTCCGTTAGCGGGAGCGTCCCCGCCGTCTCTAATGTCTGCTAGTCTGTGTCGAGACCCGTACTGCCTGAGCTACCACTGCACAAGCCATTTGTCAGGTGCATCCAGCGCTAACTGCGCACATGACTCtgcggctgctgctgcggctgccACCGCGCTGAAATCTGGATACCCGCTCATGTACCCGACGCACCCGTTACACGGCGTGCACTCCTCGGCCCCATCGTTCAGCGGACACCCCTTGTATCCATACGGGTTTATGCTGCCCAATGACCCCCTCCCGCACGTGTGTAACTGGGTGTCTGCTAACGGACCTTGCGACAAGCGCTTTTCCTCCTCCGAGGAGCTCCTCAGCCACTTGCGGACTCACACGGCCTTTGCAGGCACAGAGAAGTTGATATCTGGGTACCCGGGGTCATCTTCTCTCGCCAACgccgctgctgccgctgctATGGCTTGTCACATGCATATGCCTCCTAATGGCAGCCCGGGCAGCCCCAGCACGCTGGCCCTCAGGGGCCCCCATCACCCTCTCGGACTGAGCAGCCGCTATCACCCTTATTCAAAGAGCCCCCTGCCCACTCCCGGGGCCCCGGTGCCGGTGCCTGCGGCCACCGGACCGTATTACTCCCCATACGCCTTGTATGGACAAAGACTGACAACAGCATCGGCCTTAGGATACCAGTAG